A region from the Cannabis sativa cultivar Pink pepper isolate KNU-18-1 chromosome 9, ASM2916894v1, whole genome shotgun sequence genome encodes:
- the LOC115723076 gene encoding F-box/LRR-repeat protein 4, whose protein sequence is MRGHDWINTCLPDELIVEIFRLLDSKPSRDACSLVCKRWLALERLSRTTLRVGATGSPDLFIKLLARRFFNVRNVHIDERLSITLPVQLGRRRGNNYNVVSSLQLYATEKDGPEDVGFESCSLSDAGLIALGDGFPKLEKLSLIWCSNISSSGLIALANKCSFLTALDLQGCYVGDHGLAAVGQSCKQLEDLNLRFCEALTDTGLVELALGCGNSLKALGIAACAKITDVSLEAVGRHCKSLETLSLDSEFMHNKGVLAVAHGCPSLKVLKLQCINVTDEALKAVGTSCASLEFLALYSFQRFTDKGLRSIGNGCKKLKDLTVSDCYFLSDKGLEAIATGCKELTHLTVNGCHNIGTLGLEFIGKSCSLLTELTLLYCQRIGNRALLEIGLGCKLLQALDLVDCSSIGDEAICFIAKGCRNLKKLHIRRCYEVGNRGIKAVGENCKSLTDLSLRFCDRVGDEALVAIGKCNSLQRLNVSGCHQIGDAGIIAIARGCPQLTYLDVSVLQNLGDMAMAELGEGCSNLKEIVLSHCRQITDVGLSHLVKNCTLLECCHMVYCPGISSSGVATVVSSCPNIKKLLVEKTKVSQRTKRRAGSIISYLCVDLI, encoded by the exons ATGCGAGGTCATGATTGGATCAACACTTGTCTACCGGACGAATTGATCGTTGAGATCTTCCGCCTACTTGATTCTAAACCCAGCCGGGACGCTTGTTCCCTCGTCTGCAAGCGGTGGCTAGCCCTAGAGCGCCTTAGCCGCACCACGCTCCGAGTCGGCGCCACCGGCAGTCCCGACCTCTTCATCAAGCTCCTCGCCCGCCGATTCTTCAATGTTCGTAACGTTCACATTGATGAGCGCTTGAGTATTACGCTCCCCGTTCAGCTC GGAAGAAGGCGCGGGAATAATTATAATGTGGTTTCGTCTCTTCAACTATATGCAACTGAAAAAGATGGGCCTGAAGATGTTGGATTTGAGTCATGTAGTCTATCTGATGCTGGGTTGATTGCCCTTGGCGATGGTTTTCCGAAACTTGAGAAGCTGAGCTTAATCTGGTGCTCGAACATCTCAAGTTCTGGCTTAATTGCACTCGCCAATAAGTGCTCATTTTTAACAGCTTTAGATTTGCAG GGTTGCTATGTTGGAGATCATGGTCTAGCTGCTGTTGGACAGTCTTGTAAGCAGCTTGAGGATTTGAATTTGCGATTTTGTGAGGCTTTGACTGATACGGGTTTAGTTGAATTAGCCCTTGGTTGTGGGAATTCATTGAAAGCTCTTGGTATTGCTGCTTGTGCTAAGATAACCGATGTCTCACTGGAAGCAGTGGGCAGACATTGCAAGTCCCTTGAGACCCTTTCTTTAGATTCTGAGTTCATGCACAACAAAGGGGTGCTTGCTGTAGCCCATGGTTGCCCATCTTTGAAAGTATTGAAGCTACAATGCATCAATGTTACTGATGAGGCCTTGAAAGCTGTAGGCACTTCTTGTGCGTCACTGGAGTTTTTAGCTCTATATAGCTTCCAGAGATTTACAGATAA GGGTTTGCGCTCCATTGGGAATGGATGTAAGAAGCTAAAGGATCTCACTGTAAGTGACTGCTATTTCCTAAGTGACAAGGGTTTGGAAGCAATTGCCACTGGCTGCAAGGAGCTTACACATCTTACTGTTAACGGGTGCCACAATATTGGTACTCTGGGACTGGAATTCATTGGGAAATCTTGCTC GCTTCTTACTGAATTAACGCTGCTATACTGCCAAAGGATTGGCAACCGTGCACTCCTCGAGATTGGACTGGGTTGCAAGCTCCTACAAGCTCTTGATTTAGTCGATTGCTCAAGTATTGGAGATGAGGCAATTTGTTTTATAGCCAAAGGCTGTAGGAACTTGAAGAAGCTTCACATTCGTCGGTGTTACGAG GTTGGAAACAGAGGAATTAAAGCTGTTGGAGAGAATTGCAAGTCCCTGACAGATCTTAGCCTCCGATTTTGTGATAG GGTCGGGGACGAGGCACTTGTTGCCATTGGTAAGTGTAACTCGCTACAGCGTCTAAACGTTAGTGGCTGCCATCAAATCGGCGATGCTGGAATAATAGCCATTGCAAGAGGTTGTCCTCAACTTACCTACCTCGACGTGAGTGTTCTCCAG AATTTGGGAGATATGGCAATGGCCGAGCTAGGAGAAGGCTGTTCAAATCTGAAAGAAATAGTGTTGTCTCATTGCCGTCAAATAACAGATGTTGGGCTATCCCATCTTGTTAAAAACTGCACTCTGCTTGAATGTTGCCACATGGTGTATTGCCCAGGCATCTCATCTTCTGGTGTTGCCACTGTGGTTTCAAGTTGTCCCAATATAAAGAAATTGCTTGTTGAGAAGACGAAAGTCAGCCAGAGGACCAAAAGGAGGGCTGGCTCTATTATATCTTATCTCTGCGTTGACCTTATTTAA